TAATATTAAAATTATTTTTTATATCTGGTTTGATACTTCTAATAAGAGTTCTACCATTATTTGCTACTTCAATTCCGTTAATATATGTCTTTAATACATTAAGATCCTTAAGATTATCAACAATTATAAAATCAGCAGGATCTCCAATTCGTAGTAACCCAATATCTAAATTATAATGGTTTTTTGGATTCAAAGATGTCGCAGATAAAACATTGAAAAGATCTATTTTCTCATGTATTGCCTTTTTTACCATAAGATTAATATGCCCTTTTAAAAGATCATCAGGATGTTTATCATCTGAGCATAACATACAATTCTGCCATTGGTCATTAAGAAGGAATTTAAGTTCATCAAAATTTCTCGCCGCAGAGCCTTCCCTTATTAAAATTTTCATGCCTTTTTTTATTTTTTCACGTGTAACCCCTTAGGTAATAGTCAAAAACATGTTTCCCATAAAATAAAAAAAAATTAGTACCAAAAAAAGGAAAAGAAATATGGTCTAAGTGTATGTGCCCTTGAAGTATAGTGCAGGACCAACAGGTGCCATGAAACGTCCAACAAAGTTTCCCTCTTTAAAGCCTATGAACCCAATTATCGGCAAGGTTCTCTCGTATCCCTCAGCAGTAACTCTTCCAAGTAATATATGTCTCCTAAACACCCCTCTCATTGTTCCCACAAACGTTTGATTTTGTCCCTGTAGTGTCCATGTGCCGTCAAATCTGTAGCCGCGTAATCTTTGTTGGTAGGTACCATTAATTGTC
Above is a genomic segment from Candidatus Thermoplasmatota archaeon containing:
- a CDS encoding amidohydrolase family protein; the protein is MKILIREGSAARNFDELKFLLNDQWQNCMLCSDDKHPDDLLKGHINLMVKKAIHEKIDLFNVLSATSLNPKNHYNLDIGLLRIGDPADFIIVDNLKDLNVLKTYINGIEVANNGRTLIRSIKPDIKNNFNITPKKPSDFKVKYKKGKLNVIVAIEGQLITDISKEEPLISNGNVVSDVDRDILKITVINRYKESKPLL